A single Gambusia affinis linkage group LG22, SWU_Gaff_1.0, whole genome shotgun sequence DNA region contains:
- the LOC122824998 gene encoding trissin receptor: MSHLSVDLLSLRMFVSCVGLVGNIFLILFIFLTRVSNIKSFELFLLGLASFNLEEIVSINVYDVIILDTVFSTAGDWWCRLLKFMITFGEIASILFTVVICIFRYQKLRDVDHRGSLPICLDSIASAWMLSGVCVTLSTLLSLPMFAITFRESVENVTENRGGCPTDFFQCGENYCPILNCVYKYLIMLLCHLLPLIIVTVTSCLTIVVLLGRTNTVTPANDIISPDHHPGKSHGFYRSTVAVVAAMGLFQIDWTLYLILQWTFSPSDCPIWIEIEFFISASYMSISPYVYGIGGHLFSLENCKHLLKR, translated from the coding sequence ATGTCTCACCTTTCTGTCGACCTTCTGAGCCTGAGAATGTTTGTTTCATGCGTAGGACTTGTAGGTAACATCTTCCTCATCCTTTTCATCTTCCTGACCAGAGTGTCCAACATAAAATCCTTTGAGCTCTTTCTACTGGGACTTGCTTCATTCAACCTAGAGGAAATTGTCAGCATAAATGTCTATGATGTTATCATACTTGACACTGTTTTCTCCACTGCTGGTGACTGGTGGTGTCGCTTGCTTAAGTTCATGATTACCTTTGGTGAAATAGCCAGCATCCTCTTCACTGTCGTCATTTGCATCTTCCGCTACCAGAAGCTGAGAGACGTCGACCACAGGGGCAGCCTCCCAATTTGCCTGGACAGCATCGCATCTGCGTGGATGCTGAGTGGAGTTTGCGTGACGCTCTCCACCCTCCTCAGTCTCCCGATGTTTGCCATTACTTTTCGAGAATCCGTGGAAAACGTGACGGAGAACAGAGGAGGCTGCCCTACAGATTTCTTTCAGTGTGGTGAGAATTACTGTCCCATCCTCAACTGTGTGTACAAATACCTCATCATGCTGCTGTGCCACCTGCTGCCCTTGATCATTGTCACGGTTACCAGCTGCTTGACCATTGTAGTGCTCCTGGGCCGAACAAACACAGTGACACCGGCCAATGATATCATATCCCCCGATCACCACCCTGGGAAGAGTCACGGTTTCTATCGAAGTACGGTGGCTGTGGTAGCAGCCATGGGATTGTTTCAGATAGACTGGACTCTCTACCTAATCCTTCAGTGGACTTTTAGCCCAAGTGACTGTCCTATTTGGATTGAAATTGAGTTCTTTATCTCAGCTTCCTACATGTCTATCAGTCCATATGTGTACGGCATAGGGGgccatttgttttctcttgagAACTGCAAACATTTGCTTAAGCGTTAA